From a region of the uncultured Desulfatiglans sp. genome:
- a CDS encoding conserved exported hypothetical protein (Evidence 4 : Unknown function but conserved in other organisms), producing MSRRTALLLGCIFSFMFSSAAVAYNQNPNLNYGNTNIIDAMLPPPGLYMSNYMVFYSADEFKDGNGESFPMNNELDLVVYAPQFIWVSKKELPHGLRWGAQALWPMFGFDVNSDLGLDSGGGILGDPCMGPFIGSAIPLAKDLVFHWFFEFDVYFPVGAYDKNKAINPSANFWTFEPWVTMTLQMPYGFTFSTRQHLTFNSKNDEYVNPGVTGDFNDHDLEAGELWHFNYSLMKTLDFINPNLRFGVVGYYGQQLSEDEVDGVKLQNSEEEVFAIGPALHYIHKGMIFSLKTYFESEVENRPEGEKVVFRIIIPF from the coding sequence ATGTCAAGAAGGACTGCATTGTTGCTGGGTTGCATATTTTCCTTTATGTTTTCCTCGGCTGCCGTGGCTTACAATCAGAACCCGAATCTGAACTACGGTAACACCAATATCATCGATGCAATGCTTCCACCGCCGGGGCTTTATATGAGCAACTATATGGTTTTTTACAGCGCAGACGAGTTCAAGGACGGCAATGGTGAAAGCTTTCCGATGAATAATGAGCTGGATCTGGTTGTCTACGCCCCGCAGTTTATCTGGGTTTCGAAGAAGGAACTGCCGCATGGGCTCAGGTGGGGGGCGCAGGCGCTTTGGCCCATGTTCGGTTTCGATGTCAATTCCGATTTGGGCCTCGATTCGGGAGGCGGCATCTTAGGCGATCCGTGTATGGGTCCATTTATAGGCAGTGCGATTCCGCTGGCAAAGGATTTGGTTTTTCATTGGTTTTTCGAATTTGATGTTTACTTCCCGGTCGGTGCGTATGATAAGAACAAGGCGATCAATCCCAGCGCGAACTTCTGGACCTTTGAACCGTGGGTTACAATGACGCTTCAAATGCCTTATGGGTTTACGTTTAGTACGCGGCAGCACTTGACATTCAATAGCAAGAACGATGAGTACGTGAATCCGGGTGTAACGGGTGATTTCAACGATCATGATTTGGAAGCAGGGGAACTGTGGCATTTCAACTACTCACTGATGAAAACGCTTGATTTTATTAACCCCAATCTTCGGTTTGGCGTTGTAGGTTATTACGGTCAACAATTGAGTGAAGATGAAGTTGACGGGGTTAAACTCCAGAACTCGGAAGAGGAAGTTTTTGCCATTGGGCCTGCATTGCATTACATTCACAAAGGGATGATCTTCAGCCTGAAGACCTACTTTGAAAGCGAAGTAGAAAATCGCCCGGAAGGCGAAAAGGTTGTCTTCCGTATCATCATTCCTTTTTAG
- a CDS encoding hypothetical protein (Evidence 5 : Unknown function), translating to MRHGPVSEFHFRVGSSGRLGLVIHNIPTGGTGYVKKDCIVAGLHIFLYVFLGCRGLQSEPESELR from the coding sequence GTGAGGCACGGGCCTGTCTCCGAGTTCCATTTCCGGGTGGGAAGTAGCGGTCGACTGGGGCTGGTCATTCACAATATTCCTACAGGAGGAACAGGGTATGTCAAGAAGGACTGCATTGTTGCTGGGTTGCATATTTTCCTTTATGTTTTCCTCGGCTGCCGTGGCTTACAATCAGAACCCGAATCTGAACTACGGTAA